One genomic window of Sporosarcina ureae includes the following:
- the hslV gene encoding ATP-dependent protease subunit HslV: MMKFHATTIFAIHHDGQCAMSGDGQVTMGESVVMKHTAKKVRRLFNGKVLAGFAGSVADAFTLFDLFEAKLNEYDGNLQRASVELAKEWRGDRILRKLEALLLVMDENTLLLVSGTGEVIEPDDGVLAIGSGGNYALAAGRALKKYSSELTAEKIAEISLETAADICVFTNHNIIVEVL, from the coding sequence ATAATGAAATTTCATGCAACAACGATATTTGCTATTCATCATGATGGGCAATGTGCCATGTCAGGTGATGGGCAAGTGACGATGGGCGAGTCGGTCGTCATGAAACATACAGCGAAGAAAGTTCGTAGATTATTCAACGGCAAAGTCTTAGCTGGTTTTGCTGGTTCCGTAGCGGATGCTTTTACGCTATTTGACTTATTTGAAGCTAAACTTAATGAATACGATGGAAATCTTCAACGCGCGTCAGTTGAACTGGCTAAAGAATGGCGTGGAGATCGAATCTTACGTAAGTTAGAAGCGTTGTTACTTGTTATGGATGAAAATACGCTATTACTTGTTTCAGGTACTGGTGAAGTGATCGAGCCGGATGATGGGGTATTGGCAATCGGTTCCGGAGGTAATTATGCACTAGCGGCCGGACGTGCACTGAAGAAGTATAGCAGTGAATTAACAGCAGAAAAAATCGCTGAAATTTCACTTGAAACAGCTGCTGATATTTGTGTGTTCACCAATCATAATATTATCGTGGAGGTGCTTTAA
- the hslU gene encoding ATP-dependent protease ATPase subunit HslU has translation MKQEMTPKALTAYLNRYIIGQEKAKKAVAVAMRNRYRRMQLTAEEQEEVIPKNILMIGPTGVGKTEIARRIAKLIHAPFVKVEATKFTEVGYVGRDVESMIRDLTEVGVRMVKEDMREAVKEQSQKLAEERLVKLLVPEAKKNTEGQNPFEMFFGQKTQPEPEKTEDQSEIRRKRSDIAEQLAKGQIEEKMVTVEVQAQQPSLFDALQGSGMDQMSGMQDALSSLMPKKKVQRRMKVKDARIVLEAEEADKLIDQDEVSRKGIELTEQAGIIFLDEMDKIASSNQKSSGEVSREGVQRDILPIVEGSTVTTKYGAVKTDYILFIAAGAFHMSKPSDIIPELQGRFPIRVELDKLTKNDFERILREPDFSLLKQYERLLATEEVEIEFTDEAISKLAEIAFEVNNETENIGARRLHTILEKLLEDLSFEAAEIGPASIKITPAYVDEKLDGIVKNKDLSHFIL, from the coding sequence ATGAAGCAAGAAATGACTCCTAAAGCGCTAACAGCGTATTTAAATCGTTATATTATAGGACAGGAAAAAGCAAAAAAAGCTGTTGCGGTTGCTATGAGAAATCGTTATCGTCGTATGCAATTGACTGCTGAAGAACAAGAAGAGGTCATTCCGAAAAACATTTTGATGATTGGACCTACCGGTGTCGGGAAAACAGAAATTGCAAGAAGAATTGCAAAGTTAATTCACGCGCCTTTCGTAAAGGTCGAAGCAACAAAGTTTACGGAAGTGGGATATGTAGGACGAGATGTGGAGTCAATGATTCGCGATTTAACTGAAGTCGGAGTAAGAATGGTAAAAGAAGATATGCGCGAAGCCGTAAAAGAGCAGTCCCAAAAGTTAGCGGAAGAACGTTTAGTCAAGCTACTAGTACCTGAGGCGAAAAAGAATACTGAAGGTCAAAATCCTTTCGAAATGTTTTTCGGTCAAAAAACACAGCCAGAACCCGAAAAAACAGAAGATCAATCCGAGATTAGACGAAAGCGTTCAGACATCGCTGAGCAACTTGCGAAGGGTCAAATTGAAGAAAAAATGGTGACGGTAGAAGTACAAGCGCAACAACCCTCTTTATTCGATGCGTTGCAAGGGTCTGGTATGGATCAAATGTCAGGTATGCAAGACGCTTTATCATCACTTATGCCGAAGAAGAAAGTTCAGCGTCGCATGAAAGTAAAGGATGCAAGAATTGTACTGGAAGCGGAAGAAGCGGATAAGTTGATTGATCAAGATGAAGTGTCACGTAAAGGAATTGAATTAACGGAACAGGCGGGAATTATTTTCCTTGACGAAATGGACAAAATAGCGAGTAGCAACCAAAAGTCTTCTGGAGAAGTGTCTCGTGAAGGTGTACAACGTGATATTTTGCCGATTGTGGAAGGTTCTACAGTCACAACGAAGTATGGCGCTGTTAAGACAGATTATATATTGTTCATTGCTGCTGGAGCATTCCATATGTCGAAGCCGTCTGATATTATTCCCGAGTTACAAGGTAGATTTCCAATTCGTGTAGAATTAGACAAATTGACAAAAAATGATTTTGAGCGCATACTGCGAGAACCGGATTTTTCTTTATTAAAGCAATATGAACGCCTTCTTGCGACAGAAGAAGTTGAAATTGAATTTACGGATGAAGCGATCAGTAAGTTGGCTGAAATTGCATTTGAAGTAAATAATGAAACAGAAAATATTGGTGCAAGAAGATTGCATACGATTTTGGAGAAGTTGTTAGAGGATTTATCATTCGAAGCAGCAGAAATCGGGCCTGCATCTATCAAGATTACACCAGCATACGTAGATGAAAAGCTGGATGGAATTGTAAAAAACAAAGATTTGTCACATTTTATTCTATAA
- the codY gene encoding GTP-sensing pleiotropic transcriptional regulator CodY: MSLLVKTRKINAMLQKGAGGPVNFKEMAEELSDVINCNAFIVSRKGKLLGLEIHQQIDNDRMKKMFEDRKFPEEYTTRLFQINETSPNIDIESEHTVFPIENKELFQEGLTTIVPIIGGGERLGTLILARLRDGFTEDDLILAEYGATVVGMEILREKSEEIEHEARSKAVVQMAINSLSYSEHEAIEHIFKELDGNEGLLVASKIADRVGITRSVIVNALRKLESAGVIESRSLGMKGTYIKVLNDKFLEELEKHNS, encoded by the coding sequence ATGAGCTTATTAGTCAAAACAAGAAAAATCAATGCAATGTTACAAAAAGGTGCAGGCGGTCCTGTTAACTTTAAAGAGATGGCAGAAGAGCTGAGCGATGTAATTAATTGTAATGCGTTTATCGTGAGTAGAAAAGGTAAATTACTTGGTTTAGAAATTCATCAGCAAATTGATAATGATCGTATGAAAAAAATGTTCGAAGATCGTAAATTCCCTGAAGAGTATACAACTCGTTTGTTCCAGATTAATGAAACGTCTCCAAATATCGATATTGAGAGCGAACATACTGTGTTCCCTATCGAAAACAAAGAGTTATTCCAAGAAGGTTTAACTACAATTGTACCTATCATTGGTGGCGGCGAGCGCTTGGGTACTTTGATTCTTGCGCGATTAAGAGATGGTTTTACAGAAGACGATCTAATCCTTGCTGAATATGGTGCAACAGTAGTGGGTATGGAAATCTTGCGTGAAAAGTCTGAGGAAATTGAACATGAAGCGCGTAGCAAAGCGGTTGTACAAATGGCGATCAACTCATTGTCTTACAGTGAGCATGAAGCGATTGAACATATCTTCAAAGAGCTAGACGGAAATGAAGGATTGCTTGTAGCATCTAAGATTGCCGACCGTGTAGGAATTACACGTTCAGTAATTGTCAATGCACTTCGTAAACTTGAAAGTGCTGGTGTTATTGAATCGCGTTCTTTAGGAATGAAAGGTACGTATATTAAAGTATTGAACGATAAATTCCTAGAAGAGCTTGAAAAACATAATTCATAA
- the trmFO gene encoding FADH(2)-oxidizing methylenetetrahydrofolate--tRNA-(uracil(54)-C(5))-methyltransferase TrmFO translates to MTQIVNVIGAGLAGSEAAWQLANRGVQVKLFEMRPVKQTPAHHTDKFAELVCSNSLRANNLTNAVGVIKEEMRQLNSLIIQAADDCAVPAGGALAVDRHEFAGNVTEKVRNHPNIEVINEEVIKVPEGITVIASGPLTSPTLAEEIRQLTGEDYLYFYDAAAPIVEADSINMDKVYLKSRYDKGEAAYLNCPMNAEEFERFYEALISAEVAPLKEFEKELYFEGCMPIEEMAKRGVKTMLFGPLKPVGLEDPKTGKEPKAVIQLRQDNAAGTLYNLVGFQTHLKWGAQKEVLKLIPGLENVDIVRYGVMHRNTFINSPRVLNCTYQLKSQPTILFAGQVTGVEGYVESAGSGLIAGINAAQLAKGEKPVRFPRETALGSMARYITEADPHNFQPININFGLFPELNRRYRTKAERANKHATRALDALQEFKSTTNI, encoded by the coding sequence ATGACGCAAATTGTAAATGTGATTGGTGCAGGATTAGCTGGAAGTGAGGCTGCTTGGCAATTAGCTAATAGGGGAGTCCAAGTGAAACTATTCGAAATGCGCCCTGTAAAGCAAACCCCTGCCCATCATACAGATAAATTTGCGGAGTTAGTGTGTAGTAACTCGTTACGTGCCAATAACCTGACGAATGCGGTAGGTGTCATCAAAGAAGAAATGCGTCAATTGAATTCATTGATTATCCAAGCTGCGGATGATTGTGCGGTACCTGCTGGCGGTGCGCTTGCAGTAGATCGCCATGAATTTGCTGGCAACGTCACTGAAAAGGTCCGGAATCATCCGAACATAGAAGTGATCAATGAGGAAGTGATAAAAGTACCGGAAGGAATTACGGTCATCGCATCCGGTCCACTGACGTCTCCGACTTTAGCTGAAGAAATTAGACAGCTAACTGGTGAGGATTATTTATATTTCTATGATGCTGCGGCTCCCATCGTAGAAGCTGATTCCATCAATATGGATAAAGTTTATTTGAAATCACGCTATGATAAAGGGGAAGCAGCTTATTTAAACTGCCCTATGAATGCGGAGGAATTTGAGCGTTTCTATGAAGCTTTAATCTCAGCTGAAGTGGCTCCTTTAAAGGAGTTTGAGAAAGAACTTTACTTTGAAGGATGTATGCCGATTGAAGAGATGGCAAAGCGCGGTGTGAAAACTATGTTATTTGGTCCTTTAAAACCGGTTGGACTTGAAGATCCTAAAACAGGGAAAGAACCAAAAGCTGTTATTCAGTTACGACAGGATAACGCGGCGGGAACACTATATAACCTGGTAGGATTTCAGACGCATCTCAAATGGGGCGCTCAGAAAGAAGTATTGAAACTGATACCTGGATTAGAAAATGTCGATATCGTACGCTACGGTGTGATGCATCGTAATACATTCATCAACTCTCCTAGAGTATTAAACTGCACGTATCAGCTGAAATCACAACCAACCATCCTGTTTGCAGGTCAGGTAACAGGTGTAGAAGGCTATGTTGAATCAGCAGGATCAGGATTGATTGCAGGTATTAATGCGGCACAATTAGCAAAAGGTGAAAAGCCGGTTCGGTTTCCGAGAGAGACGGCACTCGGGAGTATGGCGCGTTATATCACGGAAGCTGATCCACATAACTTCCAGCCGATCAACATCAATTTCGGATTATTCCCTGAGCTGAATAGGCGATATAGAACGAAAGCCGAACGAGCAAACAAACATGCGACACGCGCATTAGATGCATTACAAGAATTTAAATCAACGACGAACATATAA
- the xerC gene encoding tyrosine recombinase XerC, translated as MIPEINQLAEEYVSYIRLEKNYSSYTVAEYEKDLRDFLLFLQEEGIGKLEDVDYPVARLYVTRLYDQSYARTSISRKISAIRSFFKFINARYGIEDQAFRLLYHPKQEEHLPAFFYQQELEKLFEVTMGEDFRSLRDRALLELLYATGIRVGELVEIEVQDVDHYLGIVKVMGKGRKERFVPFGSFAEEALRNYIDSSRPRLIKQKKHTKLFVNLRGDPLTARGVRYVLDDLMKRASLHTNITPHMIRHTFATHLLGAGADLRSVQELLGHSHLSSTQVYTHITNEHLRQTYLQTHPRA; from the coding sequence ATGATTCCTGAAATAAATCAATTGGCAGAAGAATATGTATCTTATATTCGACTAGAGAAAAACTACTCATCCTATACGGTCGCGGAGTATGAAAAAGATCTTCGGGATTTTTTATTGTTCCTGCAAGAAGAGGGAATCGGGAAGTTGGAGGATGTCGACTATCCCGTAGCTAGATTATATGTTACTCGTCTATATGATCAATCTTATGCAAGAACAAGCATTTCTAGGAAAATATCAGCCATCCGATCATTTTTTAAATTCATTAATGCCCGTTACGGAATAGAAGATCAAGCATTTCGATTATTGTATCATCCGAAGCAAGAAGAACACCTTCCTGCTTTTTTCTATCAGCAAGAGTTAGAAAAGCTTTTTGAAGTTACGATGGGTGAGGATTTTCGCTCTTTACGAGATCGTGCTTTACTCGAGTTGCTTTATGCGACGGGGATCCGTGTCGGGGAACTAGTAGAAATCGAAGTGCAAGATGTGGATCATTATTTAGGAATTGTAAAAGTAATGGGTAAAGGACGAAAAGAACGTTTTGTGCCATTCGGGAGTTTTGCAGAGGAAGCATTGCGAAACTACATAGACAGTAGTCGACCACGATTGATAAAGCAAAAGAAACATACAAAATTGTTTGTTAATTTGCGTGGAGATCCTTTGACGGCTCGTGGCGTGCGCTATGTATTAGATGACTTAATGAAGAGAGCATCGTTGCATACCAATATTACGCCGCATATGATTCGCCATACGTTTGCGACACATTTGCTTGGCGCTGGAGCAGATCTTCGGTCAGTACAAGAGCTACTAGGACATAGCCATTTATCGTCAACTCAGGTCTATACCCATATCACAAATGAACACTTACGCCAGACTTATTTACAAACGCACCCTCGTGCTTAG